Below is a window of Cottoperca gobio chromosome 12, fCotGob3.1, whole genome shotgun sequence DNA.
aaaaagaagttGAAGCTGAAATATTGTTTCTTAATTTCAGAACTGACTACACAGCCTGTCATTGTCAACATGGAAGATATTGACATTGCAGGGACAAAAGGCCGCCGGCTGCTTCTTTTAACCTGGAAGgtaatttttaataaaatgaatgtatcTCTTCAAATTTCCACTAGAAATAAAGTGGTGAATATATCTTCTGTTGTAGCCATGGCTGACATTATTATAATGAATACAATGTTTGTTAGTTTCCTGCCAAAGATCTGTATGATGGCTACTCTGTGAGCATTGGGAAAGCATCAGGAGAAGCCCCATGTGAGCGGAGGTACACCACTCAGCCTGAGATCAGACTGATTCTCTCATATTCAGCATATCATCTCAACATCAGTGCTGTGAACAACGCCAGCGCCTCCCCAGCTGTGAGTCCGACAATACCACAGCGAGAACACGAGCCCAGTGAGTTGTCAACTAACTTTTTTAGGGTCTATAAATAGCCTTCAAAATAAtaagattaaaacaattattatatttgtcCTCACAGATATGGGAGCTGGGAAGCTGAACGTGACAGCTGAGAGCAATACATCTTTCACTATCTCCTGGAAAGACAACCTCATCAAACAATATGTCTGCTATTCTGTGGAGTGGAAGAGGAAGGGTCAGAGAGCAGCGTACATGTCCTTTTATCAGAACGCAAACAACTATAGGACCTTATCTCCTTTACCAGGTGCAGACATGTTCACATATTTTGgttaaccaaaaaaaaaaagtatatatatatatatatatatatatatagtttcctGCCTCTGAGAtaatctatttaattattttatatccCCAGCGCCTTTGGAGCCTTATAGGAGATACAACATGACTCTGCACACACGGCCAGACAAGGACACCTGCAACATGAAGCGGGTGAACAACAGTGAGAGCACCTTTGGGAGTACACAGTTCTATTTCATTGAAGGAAGTAAGTAACAGACATACTACCTTTCCACTATTGTATAATATTattggaataataataaatactactgtttttgtgtttcctgttttattttgaaaacttcCCCTTGTATCTTGTCTTGttctacttcctgtccttgagttttttccctcctcctgtgattgctaatttgatcctcctgtgtccactcatcctgcccttgtgtctttgccgttctcccccagctgtgtctcgttccctcgtttagtgtctgtgcgtatatatccctgtctgtcccagtgttccttgtcggGTTGTCATTAATGTTATGTGGTGTTCTCCCTCGTGTATACTGCTGGTTgatctgtgttttcagttttatttgttactttgtgttttgctagctttttataaaataaagctctctttttgttaaaaccttgTCTGGCATCCTCCCCTGTCCTGAAGTGTGacacaatccatccaacagACTTTACACATATCAATCTGTTGATGGCGCTACAGGAAAAGTCAAGGGACCACCAAAATATTTAGGTTTTATCTCCTTGGGAAGATGCATGTCTGGACAACATTTTCTGTAATAATTAGTTTGGTAGATGTATATcacaaagtcattaggattcatcctctggggactatGAATCTCTGTGCAAATCTTCATAGCGATCCATCAAACAGTTGTTGGGGTATTTGGGAgtaaagtggtggactgaccgaCCAATATTGCCTTCCCCCCTAGAGCTACACCGCTAGCATTGGCTATACACCAAGGATAAAATTCATATGTTACAGACCAATACAGCTAGTTTCTCGTTATCCTATcaagaataaaacatgatattGTGCTCCCGAAGCTCCTGTCAGTGCTCCCACAAACATCAGCGGCAACAATGTGACGCTGAGTTCAGTGGTGCTGCAGTGGTCATCCATCCCGGAGGACGACGTCAGAGGTTTCCTACTGGGTTACATAATCTACTACACTGAGTACCACCACGGAGAGTCAAGTACAGAGAGAAGTAAGTATTATTACCTTAAACTACATCTCCACTCACTCAGGAACTTTTATACTTGTTGTTTTCGCTAACAAAACATAGCTTCAATTGTAAAGTCCAgacaaaaatatgcaaataactTGCGGTTACACACAGCCTCTGTTATTCTTGTAAATCAGCTGATTTGTTTACCACTGTCTCAGTCTCTAGAGGTCTATGAACAATATTGGCAGACTGCAATTCAAATGCTGAAACATTTTAGTAATTCAACAATGTACTACTTGCAGCCAAACACATCTCCAGAAGTGTACAtcattttactatttttattctgctatttaatactctTTGTATTCcgctattttaatgctatttcacatttacatcaacattgtgattattgtactgcaattcttgtatgaaaggtgctatacaaataaagcttattattattattattattattattattattattattattattattattatcatgctagcagctcttcAAGGCAGTACTTACTTATACACAGCAATGCTTTGAGCTAACTGCTAATGCaagcatgctaaaatgctcgtaatgacaatgctaacatgctgatgtttggcAGATATAAAGTTAAACATGTTCTCCAATGTTAGTTTAGctttttagcatgctaactttgCTAGTTAGCACTAAACTAAACGTTCAGCTGAGGATGATGTGAATGTCCGTAGTTTTGCAGCCATTTAGTCGTAAACCAGGGGATCACCACGTGATTATacttcatcctgagggggacgTGGATGTTTGGACCACATTttacatgaataaatacaagAGTTAGTAACTAGATGAatgaaaactttgacctgctgacTAAGAAAAGGGATGGCCAAAGTCATGAGGATTGATGTCTGTGTACTCACTTATTGTAatttgctttggacaaaagcgtcagctaaattaaatgtaatgtaatgtgtacGAATACACCCACAAGTTGTTTCAGTCTGGTTCAAAGTTATGGACCAAGCCACTGATTAATGTCGCCATCCCTAGAGAAAACACCTGTTTTGCCAGATGTAAATAATCATATCGTTCATCAGAAATTCAGCCCAACTTTAAAGCAGATGTGTCCACCTTTTATTGCAGATATTACAGTGGATCCAATGTCGAACAACTATGAATTAGGGGATCTTAAAGGTGCCACAGCATACGGAGTCCAGATGTCAGGCTTCACCAAGGCAGGAGCTGGAGTACGAAGCACAGCCAGTCTCTTTACAACAAACTATCAAGGTTATATCAATCAAACACCTTTTGACCATTAAGCAttcataaaatgtaatttgtgaGTCTTCTATTTGCAAAGAATCCGCCTTActtaatgtgtattttctttccGTAGGATCTTCTAACCTCATTGGTTTCATTACAATCTCTGTCGTTGTTGCCATTGTTCTAATATTTGGATCTCCGACAATAAAAAGGTACAGTCACTGTCTTACACGCGTGTTGAACAAGCTGtcattacatttatacatgGGTGAATATCTATACTTGCTTTATAGGGCAAAGGTCATTCTGTGGCCAAGCATACCTAACCCTGGAAACAGCAACGCGATGCAGAAAATAGAAGAGTCCTGTGAActggtaagtgtgtgtgtgtgtgtgtgtgtgtgtgtgccttttaaTAACTGTACCACATCGTGAAGCTACCAGCCAGACTGTGACATTATTATTTCACTCAGCAACTACTAGAGTCCATCAACCGTCTGAAGGTGGAAGAATGGGACACGAACAGCCTTCAGATAGTTGAGAGAGAAGAAGTGATCCCTGCTGGCATGTTACCATCAATGTTCCCGCTTCTCCACGCCTCAGACGACGAGGAACGCTCAACAGAAATAACTTGTAACTGGAaccaaagagacacagaagatgCAACTGGAGACATCCCATCTGACATCACTGCAGAAATATTCCCGGACATCCAAAGGACAGACCCCCAGAGTTCTCCTTTCGCCTTTCCAAGTGAATATACGACAATGGCAATGTTTCAGCGGGGGATGCTTCAGGGCGTGCCGGCAAATACATCAGTTACTCAAGACGCAGACAGAGAACCAGAGGACACAGATTTTACTGTGATGAAATCATTGGACTATATAGAGCATTTGAGTACCTGTCAGATCTTGGACAGCCAGGAGATCCACGATTTTGTGATAGAAAACAGTTTGGAACAGGACCACGAGAACCATAGACCATGAATATCTGAATCAAGCTGCTTATCTGCGGTAGTCCTCGGGGTCCAGAGGTGCACTATGGGGGAAATAATCAGCAGCAAGTGCAGAATTTTGCTTTATGTTTATGCCAAATGTCACAATTACCATTTACTTGAGGAAAAACAAGACAGAAGTCCAGTTTAAGTTCCTCTCTACTGTATATCTGCATCACTTAACCTCTGTCCATGCTCGATTCTGTAacactgtgtatgaacattactTGATATACAACCCTGAACATACAGTGTCTTATTTCCATCTGTGAATGACGTCGAtcttcaaatgaaaacatgacTTAATGAGCCTGAGATGTAGAAATAATCTTCTTTACTGTTTTGTGACACCAAGGCCGGAGAGTGAACATGAGTCTACGAGCTGTTCTTAGGCCAGACgcaatgtttaccatcttactttagcagtaaacacacagtaagCCTACAGCTGGGGCCGATGGGAGCGGCATTAGTTTTGAAGGTGTTACTTTAACACCTTAGTTG
It encodes the following:
- the LOC115016585 gene encoding interleukin-31 receptor subunit alpha produces the protein MFSCASHSYFFILGLMLGFFTTLSSHVQASSSRKCRSQNISSKYQNCGIHRDGVHDLDCFGKLKSPGIKDCVWKPGNRTSAKTYTLIIQQQSKHCKEYYNITEVSKSIKLFENYNMTAEVFENSESTHCTKAVFKGSPKSLVRCGPPYNASFSRHSGRIVVNVSWQKEEIRAIQYYSVRYKALGSLSWSKSLVQSQNGETCTVENVNASLVYTVQIQCVTNDKCSQCARSEAYTVPSELTTQPVIVNMEDIDIAGTKGRRLLLLTWKFPAKDLYDGYSVSIGKASGEAPCERRYTTQPEIRLILSYSAYHLNISAVNNASASPAVSPTIPQREHEPNMGAGKLNVTAESNTSFTISWKDNLIKQYVCYSVEWKRKGQRAAYMSFYQNANNYRTLSPLPAPLEPYRRYNMTLHTRPDKDTCNMKRVNNSESTFGSTQFYFIEGTPVSAPTNISGNNVTLSSVVLQWSSIPEDDVRGFLLGYIIYYTEYHHGESSTERNITVDPMSNNYELGDLKGATAYGVQMSGFTKAGAGVRSTASLFTTNYQGSSNLIGFITISVVVAIVLIFGSPTIKRAKVILWPSIPNPGNSNAMQKIEESCELQLLESINRLKVEEWDTNSLQIVEREEVIPAGMLPSMFPLLHASDDEERSTEITCNWNQRDTEDATGDIPSDITAEIFPDIQRTDPQSSPFAFPSEYTTMAMFQRGMLQGVPANTSVTQDADREPEDTDFTVMKSLDYIEHLSTCQILDSQEIHDFVIENSLEQDHENHRP